The genomic interval ATAAAATATGGCCAAATGGATTCCTTTTAAATAAAGGCATTCTATATTCGTTTTTAGTTAGTTTAACAAACTTACAAAACAATTAAGAAAGATGCTATTTAAAGAGTTCTTTAATTTCAGAAAGCATCATAGCTGTTGCTCCCCAAACAATATAACCATCTAACTTAAAGCAAGGTACTTCTACATTATCCATATAAGAAGTATTCATTTTTATAGCCGTTAAATTCGTTTCACTTAACAAATCTCTTAATAAAACTTCAATTGTTTGATCAACCTCATAATTTAGATTAAAATTTGGTTGTTGATTTACATACCCTAAAAAAGGCGTTGCTAAAAAATTACTTGGCGGAATATATACATCTGTTAATTCTCTAATTATTTCAACAGACCTCTCAGCTACACCTACTTCTTCAAAGGTTTCTCTTAAAGCTGTTTTTTCAAGATTCTCATCTTCACTATCCTTCTTGCCTCCAGGAAAACTTATTTGCGCAGAATGTATGCCCTTATAACTTGCCCGTTGAGTTAATAAAAAACAAGTTTCATTTTTATCATTTGGATAAAACAATGCCAATACTGCCGCTTTTCTTGGATTATTTGCAGTAATTTTATCGGCATCGTACTTTAATCGAATTTTTGGTGCTAATTTAAATTGTGCATTTAAACCTCCTAACTCTGTTGTTTTAAGTTGCGTTATTTTATTTTTGAAATCGTTAAAATTCACTTATTAAAATTTAGTTTTAACAAAATTATTCATTTCGATTTTAAATAAACCCTATTTGGCAAGAATTTTGAATGATCCTATTAAAATACAACTATGACTAAAAAATACCAAAAACTAATTGTAAGCATTGTACTAGATCTTATTGGAATTATTCCATTACCTTTTATAGATGTTCTTTGGGCACCATTATCTAGTTATTTAATGACCAAGATGTACAAAGGGAAACAAGGAAAAATTGCTGCTGTAATTAGTTTTATTGAAGAAGCCCTCCCCTTTTTAGATATTATACCAACATTTACAATAATGTGGTTTTATAGCCATGTAATTAAAAAGGAAGAAGTAGAAGAAATTATAACGTTTTAATCTTCTTTTTTAAATAAAAAACCGAGCCCTAATCTGCTTAAAAACTTTTTTTCAAAAGCCCAAAAGAATTTAAACTGCCCAAAAAACCAACCTACAATTGGAAGTGTAGCTTGGTAAATAGGAAAAATTAATAAAATTCTTAAAGGCCAAAATACCCAAGGATTTGTTGTTTCTTGAGACAAGCCGATATAACTTGTTATAGGTTTAGCTACCCAAGTAGCAAAAGAACCGTTTATAGAAAACACTAAAATAATTGCTACAATAGACCAATTATTTTTTACTCCCCAACGTTGTTTTAATTTCTCCATAAAACTATTTGTTTCCAGCTTTTTTAGATTTCTTAAACATTAACCAAAAACCGATTAAAACCAATGGTATACTTAAAACCTGACCTGTGTTTAAGGAGTTAAAAACCCAATCTTCTCTACCATCTACTTGTGCTTCTTTTAAGAATTCTATAAAGAAACGTAAAGACCAAAGTACTACCATAAAAAGACCAAAAAGAAATCCTGTTTGTTCTTTTTTATCTGTTTTCCAAAATAAATGCCACATCACAAAAAACAATATTAAGTAACTAAATGCTTCATATAATTGTGTTGGATGTCTTGGCTCCGTTTCTC from Polaribacter sejongensis carries:
- a CDS encoding NUDIX hydrolase, whose protein sequence is MNFNDFKNKITQLKTTELGGLNAQFKLAPKIRLKYDADKITANNPRKAAVLALFYPNDKNETCFLLTQRASYKGIHSAQISFPGGKKDSEDENLEKTALRETFEEVGVAERSVEIIRELTDVYIPPSNFLATPFLGYVNQQPNFNLNYEVDQTIEVLLRDLLSETNLTAIKMNTSYMDNVEVPCFKLDGYIVWGATAMMLSEIKELFK
- a CDS encoding DUF6787 family protein, with the translated sequence MEKLKQRWGVKNNWSIVAIILVFSINGSFATWVAKPITSYIGLSQETTNPWVFWPLRILLIFPIYQATLPIVGWFFGQFKFFWAFEKKFLSRLGLGFLFKKED